From one Streptomyces avermitilis MA-4680 = NBRC 14893 genomic stretch:
- a CDS encoding replication-relaxation family protein: MIGVEVGSGDRLALGVLSQYRMATTEQMHRVIAPSVRIEQTRRRLARLRGEGLVDRITLPQAGRTRVWFPTAYGVQLVSEWPEMRGHRPSRTVSDPTAVRLKAGHTLTVAETALAFLEDARRHGDLFRPLDWIPEVHHPIGSGEAVIPDALLYYRRGPAGGDNGSMLRAFVEVDRATMGPERLAAKLPAYERLYRYVPAVSGRRPTLQEPTLEEWRRRYPLFPRVLFVLDGTGPAGVENRINALRSGSRLLMPSGFLHDVPVLVAPLADLLQHGPSAPVWRPVHDPDQRVHWTGSARPQT; the protein is encoded by the coding sequence ATGATCGGCGTGGAGGTGGGCAGCGGGGACCGGCTGGCGCTGGGCGTGCTGTCGCAGTACCGGATGGCCACCACCGAGCAGATGCACCGGGTGATCGCCCCGTCGGTGCGCATCGAGCAGACGAGGCGCAGGCTGGCCAGACTGCGCGGGGAGGGGCTTGTCGACCGCATCACCTTGCCGCAGGCAGGGCGGACCCGGGTGTGGTTCCCCACCGCGTACGGCGTGCAACTCGTATCCGAGTGGCCCGAGATGCGCGGGCACCGGCCCTCCAGGACGGTGTCCGATCCGACGGCCGTGCGGCTGAAGGCCGGCCACACGCTGACCGTGGCCGAGACCGCGCTCGCCTTCCTCGAGGACGCCCGACGTCACGGCGACCTGTTCCGGCCGCTGGACTGGATTCCCGAGGTCCACCACCCGATCGGGAGTGGCGAGGCCGTCATCCCCGACGCGCTCCTGTACTACCGGCGCGGCCCCGCAGGCGGCGACAACGGGTCGATGCTGCGGGCGTTCGTGGAAGTCGACCGGGCCACCATGGGCCCCGAACGCCTCGCCGCCAAGCTGCCCGCGTACGAGCGCCTCTACCGCTACGTGCCCGCGGTCTCGGGGCGCCGGCCGACCCTCCAGGAGCCGACGCTGGAGGAGTGGCGGCGGCGCTATCCGCTCTTCCCGCGCGTCCTGTTCGTCCTGGACGGCACCGGACCCGCCGGTGTCGAGAACCGGATCAACGCCCTGCGCTCGGGGTCCAGGCTGCTGATGCCGTCCGGCTTCCTGCACGACGTCCCGGTCCTCGTGGCGCCACTGGCCGACCTGCTCCAGCACGGCCCCTCCGCACCCGTATGGCGCCCCGTCCACGACCCCGACCAGCGAGTCCACTGGACCGGGTCAGCGCGTCCACAGACGTAA